In Mytilus edulis chromosome 13, xbMytEdul2.2, whole genome shotgun sequence, a single window of DNA contains:
- the LOC139500309 gene encoding UDP-galactopyranose mutase-like, which translates to MARFMAEERNKKVLIVDKRDHVGGNCYDYIDENGIIINKYGAHLFHTNRERIWQYVNRFSSWTRWEHKVLGVIDGQYIPLPPNITTINMLCGQHLTNQQEADDWLSRNQLKHGHIDNGYQMATSRVGENLYEKIFKHYTFKQWERYPEELDASVLGKIPVRNNFDDRYFSDKYQALPTDGYTKSFRKHP; encoded by the coding sequence ATGGCCAGATTTATGGCTGAAGAAAGAAATAAGAAGGTTCTGATCGTAGACAAAAGAGATCACGTAGGTGGAAACTGCTATGATTACATCGATGAAAACggaataataattaataaatatgGAGCACATTTGTTTCATACAAATCGCGAAAGAATATGGCAATACGTAAATCGTTTTTCCAGCTGGACAAGATGGGAACACAAAGTGTTAGGGGTAATTGATGGACAATACATACCATTGCCACCCAACATAACAACTATTAATATGTTATGTGGACAGCATTTAACAAATCAACAAGAAGCAGATGACTGGTTGTCCCGAAACCAATTGAAGCATGGACATATTGATAATGGATATCAAATGGCCACGTCAAGGGTAGGTGAAAActtgtatgaaaaaatatttaagcatTATACATTTAAACAATGGGAGAGGTACCCAGAGGAATTGGATGCATCAGTGTTAGGTAAAATACCAGTAAGAAATAATTTCGATGACCGTTacttcagtgacaaatatcaagCACTTCCTACTGATGGTTATACAAAAAGTTTTCGAAAACATCCTTGA